The genome window gtgagtgtcatgccgaatggttgtttgtttctatgtgacctgcgattggctggcaaccagttcagggtgtaccccgcctcctgcccgatgacagctgggataggctccagcacgcccacgaccctagtgaggagaagcggctcagaaaatggatggatggataataataatagaatgtttgctttgttttctgGAAATTTGTATAGATCTGCGCAGTGCACAGTATGTACCTCATTGCGTGCAGGCTCATGCTCAGGCATGCTGGGTCCGATGACGGCCCCGCTGTCTTCACGCTCCTTCTTCTCCAGGAGTCCTGCTGCCATCACTGCAGCCTGTTGCTCGGCAACCCGAGCTGCCAGCTCCTCCTGACACCATAAAAGAGAGAACTTTAGCACATTGACTGCAGATACTGACTGAGCAGGCCCCTCCCAAACATCAGCGAGACAACCAGTGATGCGTCTGGTTGTCTATCTGTTTGTTTGCTAGCAGATGACTGCTGTATATACAAAATGGCtatataaaaaaagtaattcaaaCAAAGCTGGAGGTGGCACAAGACGATGTACAGTAAAACACGAGAACCCTGAACTTTCATTTTGAATGCTAACATGTTAAAACACAGTGTACCATTCTGGCTTGCCGCTGAGCTCTTGCGTCATTTTTTCGGGGTGCAACAGTGACAGGAGGTGCAGAATAAACAGTTGGCGCTGCTTGGAAGATTGTAGGGGGCTTGTTGGAAGTCGGGACTCCTGTTCTTGTGGGTGGGGAGGGCACTATCGACATCACATCACTGACCTGAACATAACAACAACAGAGCCATGGCACAAATAGATGCTCTTAACTGATATAAATATGTCTTCATATCCTAATAGTGCATACGGAACAATTGGTACACTATAGAGGCGTATCAAGTTCCTACACAGAACATATCAGGCAAGGGACAAGAACTGTCGCACTACACGTCTACATGAACACTGACCGGCGGTGCGGTAGTCATGTGTTGGATCGGTGGAGAAAGGCCCTGAGGTGTTTGGCCCTGCATGGAAGTCGAAATCATGGGTGGAGGCGGAGGAGGCCGTGGCATAGGAGGGGCTACAGGAGGGCCGCGGATGATATGGAGCCTCGGACCACCTGCAACATCATATCAAGTATACACAAAcgtgataaaaataataattcgaATGCTGAAGtagtaaaactttttttttttggggggggttgttAACTTTACCAGGTCTCTGTAAAATATGGGGAACGAAGGCTGGTCTCATCATTGGAGGAGGGGGAGCACGTACTGGAGGGACTAGAGCAGACATGACGCACAGTTGATGTATAGTAAACAAACCATCTAGTGTGCCAATGTTGTATCCTGCGCACTGTAAGTGAAGTCCATCAAACCAGATTAGTATATATACAGTGCAATGATGATTCCTGTAACCTGAGTTGGAAATGTATTGCAGAGCGGCATTATAAAGTCGGTCAAGTTTATCCAAAACTGTGGGACAAGCCAATCTGTAAATAGTGTCACCAACTGGGACAGAAAAAGGGCAGGCATTTACATACAGCTAAAGAAAAGCAAGACTTTAGTCTATATGAAAAACCTAAGGTGAACTTGAGTTTCCTACACAGAATGGCAATGTGATGTGTGAAGTTGAAGATTTTGGTACAACCGGAAGCCTAGATATTTATATGTATCAACAAACGCAATTCCTTTACCagacaccaaaggcatgaaaaaggtgacaaaaattgttttgtttttttcggggGATACCCCAAGAgaattgttttgattttaacataatatgagcaatctggaagactctaaagactacaataaggcaaaaaaaataaaaattcttcacgctgaaaaacttatttacaccgctcaagtacatgttgatgtacgaattttatattaaaattaaatttgcctcatttctatgcttttttgttctggcctccaacttgagccaggcccatctccaacTGGACCTGATGACTGTTTCacgctgtgccacatgaatagc of Phycodurus eques isolate BA_2022a chromosome 4, UOR_Pequ_1.1, whole genome shotgun sequence contains these proteins:
- the rbm42 gene encoding RNA-binding protein 42 isoform X3, with amino-acid sequence MMRPAFVPHILQRPGGPRLHIIRGPPVAPPMPRPPPPPPMISTSMQGQTPQGLSPPIQHMTTAPPVSDVMSIVPSPPTRTGVPTSNKPPTIFQAAPTVYSAPPVTVAPRKNDARAQRQARMEELAARVAEQQAAVMAAGLLEKKEREDSGAVIGPSMPEHEPARNEGRGRAGAYPSCHRAGGGVHPELVASQSQPVETSSEDKKGKPKSEKIKKCIRTAAGTSWEDASLLEWEPDDFRIFCGDLGNEVNDDILARAFSRYPSFLKAKVVRDKRTGKTKGYGFVSFKDPNDYVRAMREMNGKYVGSRPIKLRKSMWKDRNMEVVRKKQREKKKLGLR